The nucleotide window GCGGCTGGGAGTGGTTGCGCATACTTTCTCACCTGGTCCACCCCAGTCACGTGGACAATCAATGGGTTATCGCTTGGCCGACCCTTAGCTTGATACACTTGCTTAACAGCGGCTTCATTGGTGGCATCGGCACCTAAACCATAAACAGTCTCCGTGGGAAAAGCGACCAACTCACCAGCCTTAATCGCTGCAGCTGCTTGATCAATCTGATTTGGTTTAAAAATTTTCGTTTCCATATGCATCCATACACTCCCATCTAACAAACTTAAAGTTGCACACACACCATCCGGTCGTGGCCATTAATATCCTGACGAATCGTGACCGTCGCTTGGGGGAAGGCATGTTCAAAGATTTCTTGAACGGCACTGCCCTGACGATAACCGATTTCAGCAAAGAACCGACCGTGCTGATTCAAAACGGTCGGTAGCTCAGCCGCAAAACGCCGATAAAAATCTAAACCGTGGTCATCTGCGAAGAGGGCCTGTTGGGGTTCATATTTTTTCACGGACTCATCCATGACAGCTAGTTCTTCTCGATCAATGTAAGGTGGGTTTGACACGACAACATCAAACCGCTCACCAGCCACTGGCGCAAATAAATCACCTGTCACAAAGGTCACGGGAGCTTTCAGAGCTTGTGCATTCATACGAGCGACCTGCACAGCAGCAGTTGAAATGTCACTAGCAGTTACTCGCCACCGTGGGCGTTCAGCCTTTAAGGTCACAGCAATGGCTCCACTCCCAGTACCCACGTCCAAAAGACTGAGCGTCGGTGTCGGGACGGTTAGGACCCAGGCCACCAACTCTTCAGTCT belongs to Levilactobacillus yonginensis and includes:
- the prmC gene encoding peptide chain release factor N(5)-glutamine methyltransferase, with the translated sequence MDRVTYFQLLKKAQEQLQSADCDESAAEYLLLESQGWRYTELVQHYREMVPVAMQQQYQEALERVCAGEPAQYVLGHAPFYGREFHVTPATLIPRQETEELVAWVLTVPTPTLSLLDVGTGSGAIAVTLKAERPRWRVTASDISTAAVQVARMNAQALKAPVTFVTGDLFAPVAGERFDVVVSNPPYIDREELAVMDESVKKYEPQQALFADDHGLDFYRRFAAELPTVLNQHGRFFAEIGYRQGSAVQEIFEHAFPQATVTIRQDINGHDRMVCVQL